A region from the Lolium perenne isolate Kyuss_39 chromosome 4, Kyuss_2.0, whole genome shotgun sequence genome encodes:
- the LOC127323659 gene encoding 11-beta-hydroxysteroid dehydrogenase B-like — protein sequence MDRVLTALMDLVMPPASMVMLAFAWPTLAFLRAAEWAVKALTKEDMRDKVVLVTGASSAIGEQVAYEYARRGANLVLVARREHRLFAVRDNARALGAGQVLVVSADVVREDDCRRLLADTISYFGQLDHLVNTVSLGHDFYFEEAGDTAAFPHLMDINFWGNVYPTYAALPYLRRSHGRIVVNASVETWLPMPRMSLYSAAKAAVIDFYETLRYEVKDDVGITVATHGWIGGEPGAGRFALEEGAPAAATDQTQTQTQPHLKVDAPELPAAAAAQVEAYARAVVDGACRGDARVRRPGWYDVFLVFRAFAPDVLAWTFRLLLSTAAPAAAAPRAVVAPVGVATAALPAPPVRPLIEYPVTAAGRRPAGAVAQLQKLE from the exons ATGGACCGCGTTCTCACCGCGCTGATGGACCTGGTGATGCCGCCGGCGAGCATGGTGATGCTGGCCTTCGCGTGGCCCACGCTCGCCTTCCTCCGCGCCGCCGAGTGGGCCGTCAAGGCGCTCACCAAGGAGGACATGCGCGACAAGGTGGTCCTCGTCACCGGCGCCTCCTCCGCCATCGGCGAGCAGGTGGCGTACGAGTACGCGCGGCGCGGCGCCAACCTGGTGCTGGTGGCGCGGCGGGAGCACCGGCTCTTCGCCGTCCGGGACAACGCCCGCGCGCTGGGCGCAGGCCAGGTGCTCGTCGTCTCCGCCGACGTCGTCAGGGAGGACGATTGCCGCAGGCTCCTCGCCGACACCATCAGCTACTTCGGTCAGC TGGATCACCTCGTCAACACGGTGAGCCTGGGGCACGACTTCTACTTCGAGGAGGCCGGCGACACCGCCGCGTTCCCTCACCTCATG GACATCAACTTCTGGGGGAACGTGTACCCGACGTACGCCGCGCTGCCGTACCTGCGCCGGAGCCACGGCCGGATCGTCGTCAACGCCTCCGTCGAGACGTGGCTGCCCATGCCACGGATGAGCCTCTACTCC GCGGCGAAGGCGGCGGTGATCGACTTCTACGAGACGCTGCGGTACGAGGTGAAGGACGACGTGGGCATCACCGTGGCCACGCACGGCTGGATCGGCGGCGAGCCCGGCGCCGGCAGGTTCGCGCTCGAGGAAGGCGCGCCCGCGGCCGCTACGGACCAGACGCAGACGCAGACGCAACCGCACCTGAAGGTCGACGCGCCGGAGCTGCCGGCGGCGGCAGCCGCGCAGGTGGAGGCGTACGCGCGGGCGGTGGTGGACGGCGCGTGTCGCGGGGACGCCAGGGTGCGGCGGCCCGGCTGGTACGACGTGTTCCTCgtcttccgcgccttcgcgcccgACGTGCTCGCCTGGACGTTCCGCCTGCTGCTGTCCACGGCGGCGCCTGCGGCTGCTGCTCCGCGGGCGGTCGTTGCTCCCGTGGGTGTCGCGACCGCTGCGCTGCCGGCTCCGCCTGTCCGGCCGCTGATCGAGTACCCGGTCACCGCGGCAGGTCGCAGGCCGGCCGGCGCGGTGGCCCAGCTGCAGAAGCTCGAGTGA